From a region of the Dermatophagoides farinae isolate YC_2012a chromosome 3, ASM2471394v1, whole genome shotgun sequence genome:
- the LOC124494824 gene encoding ATP-dependent RNA helicase DDX55, producing MDSSWDSLNIDAELKKIIKNEFKFETMTPVQAASIPLFITNKDLIVEAVTGSGKTLAFVVPILQILLRKSQTETIKKHDIGAVVISPTRELATQIYNVFKIFIDHSEEFDFKLMLLIGGSNTDKDIRNYGNNGANIIVSTPGRLLDILEKSAIFSSKIRQCLEVFVLDEADQLLNLGFEKTLNDIIEYLPKLRRTSLFSATQTKELNQLIRVGLRNPMKVEIKEKNLKKLKPNQLQMPNRLMNKYMIFESAEDKLPFLIDFIRQHPMEKFLVFISSCAQVNYFERILNRHLSGNNKILLLKLHRKLKNKRQKIYDQFRETSHSLLLCTDVVSRGVDIPQVDWVIHFDLPLTIENYVHRCGRSAHQINTYGNSLLFCLSHEIPFIDHCKTRGIDIQQYDDQNELKSDLQQLKESLFKWIRSESKRNINFYQMSTEAFVSFIRTYSTKHIMAKWLFKDCDVIDIANGYGLLTMPKMPELRQAKKCSTQFKGSDEDAKIVGKFKQILYDKKIKNNGLGPMSKTETNAKKRLGFKRNPQIAETIRKVHRNKTMKGRTKKIIFDELDVEELNSDARMVKKLKKSKITNKEFDDYFGLLSK from the coding sequence ATGGATTCATCTTGGGATTCTTTGAATATTGATGCCGAActaaagaaaattattaaaaatgaatttaaattcgaAACCATGACACCGGTACAGGCGGCATCAATACCGTTGTTcataacaaacaaagatTTAATCGTCGAAGCTGTTACTGGCAGTGGAAAAACTTTGGCTTTTGTCGTTCCAATTTTACAGATACTTTTACGTAAATCACAAACAGAAACGATTAAAAAACATGATATCGGTGCTGTTGTCATCAGTCCAACACGAGAATTAGCCACACAGATCTACAACGtattcaaaatattcatcgaTCATTCcgaagaatttgattttaaacttatgttgttgattggtGGTAGTAATACGGATAAAGATATTCGAAACTATGGTAACAATGGTGCTAATATAATTGTTTCAACACCCGGCAGATTGTTGGATATATTGGAAAAATCGgccattttttcatcgaaaattCGTCAATGTCTTGAAGTATTTGTTTTGGACGAAGCtgatcaattattgaatttaggttttgaaaaaactttaaacGATATAATTGAATATCTACCAAAATTACGGCGAACATCACTATTTTCGGCAACACAAACcaaagaattgaatcaattaattcgTGTTGGTCTTAGAAATCCGATGAAAGTGGaaatcaaagaaaagaatttgaaaaaattaaaaccaaATCAATTACAAATGCCCAATAGATTGATGAATAAGTATATGATTTTCGAATCAGCCGAAGATAAATTACCATTTcttattgattttattcgaCAACAtccaatggaaaaatttctcgttttcatatcatcatgtgCACAAGTAAATTATTTTGAACGTATTCTAAATCGTCATCTTAGTGGTAATAACAAAATTCTATTGCTCAAATTACATCGAAAACTCAAGAATAAAAGACAGAAAATCTATGATCAATTTCGTGAAACAAGTCATTCACTGTTACTTTGTACCGATGTTGTTAGTCGTGGTGTCGACATACCACAAGTTGATTgggtcattcattttgatcttCCATTGaccattgaaaattatgTTCATCGTTGTGGCCGTTCAGCACATCAGATCAATACCTATggtaattcattattattctgtcTTAGTCAtgaaattccattcattgatcattgtaaAACCAGAGGTATCGATATacaacaatatgatgatcaaaatgaattaaaatctGATTTACAACAATTGAAAGAATCATTATTTAAATGGATTCGATCCGAATCAAAACGAAacataaatttttatcaaatgtcAACAGAAGCATTTGTTAGTTTTATACGAACTTATTCAACTAAACATATAATGGCTAAATGGTTATTTAAAGATTGTGATGTCATTGATATTGCCAATGGTTATGGATTGTTAACGATGCCTAAAATGCCTGAATTACGACAAGCGAAAAAATGTTCCACTCAATTCAAAGGTAGTGATGAAGATGCTAAAATTGTTggaaaatttaaacaaatcttgtatgataaaaaaatcaaaaataatggtTTGGGTCCAATGTCGAAAACTGAAACTAATGCCAAAAAACGTCTTGGTTTCAAACGTAATCCACAAATTGCAGAAACAATCCGGAAAGTTCACCGTAATAAAACGATGAAAGGACGTACGAAAAAGATAATTTTCGATGAATTAGATGTTGAAGAACTAAATTCAGATGCTagaatggtgaaaaaattgaaaaaaagtaagATTACAAACAAAgagtttgatgattattttggcttattatcaaaatga
- the Coa7 gene encoding cytochrome c oxidase assembly factor 7 has protein sequence MAEILKEKEEIKEFLKNLGIEYRFSCYSEKNPQGCQLLADYLSQVDNDDEKANKVLKENCDERNYGRSCSTYGMNLLNGRGFPKRHRDHSAALKYFIKACELNDATGCDFAGKILAGFEPSIRKHISPEHEKGLRYLERGCNMESTAQLFESIESCHAAAFMYASGVKDVLARDDEKAIEYGTKACNSGNMNSCKLLSIVYKRMNNEEMSEKFMAHYERLKKQISDNVGIEMQRS, from the exons ATGGCCGAAatattaaaagaaaaagaagaaattaaaGAATTCCTAAAAAATCTAGGAATCGAATATCGATTCAGTTGTTattcggaaaaaaatccacaagGATGTCAACTATTAGCTGATTATTTATCTCAagtggataatgatgatgaaaaagcgAACAAAGTTCTCAAAGAAAATTGTGATGAACGTAATTATGGCCGAAGTTGTTCAACTTATGGAATGAATCTGTTGAATGGTCGCG GATTTCCAAAAAGACATCGTGATCATTCAGCAGCattaaaatatttcatcaaagCCTGTGAATTGAACGATGCAACTGGATGTGATTTTGCTGGAAAAATTCTAGCCGGTTTTGAACCATCAATACGAAAACATATTTCACCTGAACATGAAAAAGGTTTACGTTATTTGGAACGTGGCTGTAATATGGAATCAACAGCACAattattcgaatcaattgaaaGTTGTCATGCAGCAGCTTTTATGTATGCATCCGGTGTCAAAGATGTCCTTGCacgtgatgatgaaaaagcaATCGAATATGGAACAAAAGCATGTAATTCAGGAAATATGAATAGctgtaaattattatcaattgtttataaacgtatgaataatgaagaaatgTCGGAAAAATTTATGGCCCATTATGAACGTTTGAAGAAACAAATTTCTGATAATGTTGGTATTGAAATGCAacgttcatga
- the LOC124495195 gene encoding GDP-D-glycero-alpha-D-manno-heptose dehydrogenase produces the protein MPECTNDRLISFVTNEHVLVTGGAGYIGSSLVPQLLQHGYLVTVFDQFVYGISPLLAVISDPNLTIIKGNICNKDQLRSVLTDDITTVIHLAAIVGYPACDENPELAIQVNEIGTANIVELIQSNQKLIFASTGSCYGAIEGLCTEETPICPLTLYGQTKSKSEDMILSKHGVCLRLATLFGVSQRMRLDLLINHITQTLLNEREIELYEANFRRTFLHVRDAARSFCFTISHYQKMKGQIFNVGDESMNMTKKMAAQKIIEQMPFPCSIRASLTGQDKDKRDYEVSYEKIKRLGFRSTISIEKGIEELLKTIPQMSVSEIKLSKNI, from the coding sequence ATGCCTGAATGTAcaaatgatcgattgatttcatttgtaaCGAATGAACATGTTCTCGTTACTGGTGGTGCTGGTTacattggatcatcattggttCCACAACTTTTACAACATGGCTATTTGGTTACCGTATTTGATCAATTCGTCTATGGTATTTCACCATTATTAGCGGTTATTTCTGATCCAAATCTAACAATTATTAAAGGCAACATTTGCAATAAAGATCAATTACGTTCCGTACTAACCGATGATATTACCACTGTCATTCATTTGGCTGCAATCGTTGGTTATCCAGCTTGTGATGAAAATCCAGAATTGGCCATCCAGgtgaatgaaattggaaCAGCAAACattgttgaattgattcaatcgaatcaaaaattaatttttgctTCAACCGGATCTTGTTATGGTGCTATCGAAGGATTATGTACAGAAGAAACACCAATCTGTCCATTAACTTTATATGGTCAAACTAAATCCAAATCAGAAGATATGATCCTATCGAAACATGGTGTTTGTCTACGATTGGCTACATTGTTTGGTGTTTCACAACGAATGCGTTTAgatttattaatcaatcatattACACAAACACTATTGAATGAAcgtgaaattgaattgtatgAAGCAAATTTTCGTCGTACATTTCTTCATGTTCGTGATGCTGCacgttcattttgttttacaatatctcattatcaaaaaatgaaaggacaaatattcaatgttggtgatgaatcgatgaatatgacgaaaaaaatggctgcacaaaaaatcatcgaaCAGATGCCATTTCCATGTTCAATTCGTGCTTCGTTAACCGGCCAGGATAAAGATAAAAGAGATTATGAAGtttcatatgaaaaaatcaaacgtCTTGGTTTTCGTTCAaccatttcaattgaaaaaggTATAGAAgaattgttgaaaacaatACCACAAATGTCTGTATCggaaatcaaattatcaaaaaatatttaa